A single genomic interval of Chryseobacterium paludis harbors:
- a CDS encoding carboxymuconolactone decarboxylase family protein produces MSQRVNAFAMGNKAVNALHTMGYHVENSSIDNAFLELLYFRVSQMNGCAFCLDMHSKQLRAKGETEQRIFLVSAWRECSFYTEKEKAALLWAESLTILNGKEISNEIYSEVSQHFSETEMVDLTMAIIAINSYNRVNIAFGAEVGTYQVPEKK; encoded by the coding sequence ATGTCACAAAGAGTCAACGCATTCGCTATGGGAAACAAAGCTGTAAATGCACTTCACACGATGGGATACCATGTAGAAAACTCATCAATTGATAATGCTTTTCTCGAGCTTTTATACTTCCGTGTTTCACAGATGAACGGCTGTGCTTTTTGCCTGGATATGCACTCGAAACAACTCAGAGCAAAAGGAGAAACCGAACAAAGAATTTTCTTGGTAAGTGCATGGAGAGAATGTTCTTTCTACACTGAAAAAGAAAAAGCAGCATTACTATGGGCAGAAAGCCTTACTATTCTAAATGGGAAAGAGATATCTAATGAAATATATTCAGAAGTAAGTCAACATTTTTCAGAAACCGAAATGGTGGATCTTACCATGGCTATTATTGCAATTAACAGTTATAACAGAGTAAATATAGCTTTTGGAGCGGAAGTTGGTACGTATCAGGTTCCGGAAAAAAAATAA
- a CDS encoding Crp/Fnr family transcriptional regulator: MSYTNFIQTIEKISNPERAVIDELISNLELKNYRKGDFLLKSDETCKHFYFLEKGLVKLFFDNGDKDFIMTFFSENSFFTELSGFLTGKPSKYMFVALEPVEVYSIRKNVVDDLCKKYHSAETLFSKLYSMAPVNMMGRISEMLEDDGKKRYHNFLKQKPELIQRISLGDLADYIGITQVSLSRIRAQK; this comes from the coding sequence ATGAGTTACACTAATTTCATCCAGACTATTGAAAAAATTTCTAATCCCGAACGGGCTGTCATTGATGAACTGATTTCAAATTTAGAATTAAAAAATTACAGAAAAGGTGATTTTTTATTAAAATCTGATGAAACCTGCAAACATTTTTATTTTTTAGAAAAAGGACTGGTAAAATTATTCTTTGATAATGGGGATAAAGACTTTATAATGACATTCTTTTCTGAAAATTCTTTTTTCACAGAACTCAGTGGATTTCTTACAGGCAAACCTTCAAAATATATGTTTGTTGCTCTGGAACCTGTTGAGGTATATTCTATTCGAAAAAATGTGGTGGATGATCTATGTAAAAAGTATCATTCTGCTGAAACACTTTTCAGCAAACTGTATTCAATGGCTCCTGTTAATATGATGGGAAGGATAAGTGAAATGTTGGAAGATGATGGTAAAAAGCGTTATCACAATTTTTTAAAACAAAAGCCGGAACTTATCCAAAGGATCAGTCTGGGAGATCTTGCAGATTATATTGGAATCACTCAGGTATCGTTAAGCAGAATCCGGGCGCAAAAATGA
- a CDS encoding helix-turn-helix transcriptional regulator, with amino-acid sequence MNDHYLKKLDRVTAILTQLQSKPLVRAQDLAEKFEVSIRTIYRDVKTLENAGIPILGEAGSGYSLMDGYKLPPVMFTKEEVLSFITAEKLMQKYSHQSLGSHYQTAMEKVRSVLKNSDKNLIKNIEKQIDIFNYHAPTIETIKNIIPTILESIAEKTQLSIEYKSIDSKVSNRVIEAVGVFLEFNYWYIMAFCTLRKDFRQFRVDRILQVAKTSNPFSQEYGGINDYRRNSKNEVTVVKLLVEKKIMNHLANSKKYYGLTEEVETEEGMLLTFETEWINDGFPRWLITFADYAVILEPEMLKVRLKNLITDISEKYK; translated from the coding sequence ATGAATGACCATTATCTCAAAAAGCTCGATAGAGTAACAGCAATTCTTACCCAATTACAATCCAAGCCCTTGGTAAGAGCTCAAGATTTAGCGGAAAAATTTGAGGTAAGCATAAGGACGATTTATAGAGATGTTAAAACGCTTGAAAATGCTGGAATTCCAATTTTAGGAGAGGCAGGAAGTGGATATTCTTTAATGGATGGCTACAAACTTCCACCCGTGATGTTTACTAAGGAAGAGGTTTTAAGTTTTATTACCGCCGAAAAACTAATGCAAAAATATTCACATCAGAGTTTGGGCTCGCACTATCAGACGGCCATGGAAAAGGTACGTTCGGTTTTGAAGAATTCAGATAAAAACTTAATTAAAAATATTGAAAAGCAGATTGATATTTTTAATTACCACGCTCCAACTATAGAAACGATCAAAAATATAATTCCTACTATTCTTGAAAGTATTGCAGAAAAAACTCAACTATCAATAGAATACAAAAGTATTGATTCAAAGGTTTCTAATAGAGTTATAGAGGCGGTTGGTGTATTTCTGGAATTTAATTACTGGTACATTATGGCTTTTTGTACTTTAAGAAAAGATTTTAGGCAATTTAGAGTTGATCGTATTCTGCAGGTTGCTAAAACCAGTAATCCTTTTTCACAAGAATATGGAGGTATTAATGATTACCGAAGAAATTCGAAAAACGAGGTAACTGTAGTGAAATTACTGGTAGAGAAGAAAATAATGAATCATCTTGCCAATTCTAAAAAATATTATGGATTAACAGAAGAGGTAGAAACTGAGGAAGGCATGTTATTGACTTTTGAAACCGAATGGATCAATGATGGTTTTCCACGCTGGCTAATTACATTTGCAGATTACGCTGTAATTTTAGAGCCTGAAATGCTCAAAGTGAGGCTTAAAAATTTGATTACAGATATTTCTGAAAAATATAAATAA
- a CDS encoding linear amide C-N hydrolase codes for MKFLFSRCLLLLAVTYYTLASACSAFLLKGNDYCVVGFNENWKTMPGMIVVNKRGVTKRNISWENLTTNHLTGSKEWNSQYGSVTFNLLGYDFPCYGVNEKGLFLVELSLEETTKVFNPTQPNMFWAQWIQYQLDNYKSVQEVVDHLNSGPNIDWWPSAGGSHFFLSDAKGNTATIALLNGKYKVIAGKDMPMPLLCNNQYKKDFDNIQRFDFLGGKEKFDINQQSKWEDRYNKAYYMLNNYKYDKKPVDYAWNILNSVYAGEWQTVIDVKNMNLYFRSDLKKEIKTIDITKLDFSKQASVKFLDIHTDKLGKVNDDFQTLTLQINNEYVEKGFPIGYDNKEFGTSDTFTKLKENIVSFFKNILPG; via the coding sequence ATGAAATTTTTATTTTCACGCTGCTTGCTTCTGTTGGCAGTTACATATTATACTCTGGCTTCGGCCTGTTCAGCATTTTTATTAAAAGGAAACGACTATTGTGTAGTAGGATTCAATGAAAATTGGAAAACAATGCCAGGAATGATCGTTGTAAACAAACGAGGTGTTACGAAAAGGAATATAAGTTGGGAAAACCTTACAACGAATCATTTGACCGGATCTAAAGAATGGAATTCCCAATATGGTTCTGTTACCTTTAATCTCCTTGGATATGATTTTCCTTGTTATGGCGTAAATGAAAAGGGACTTTTTTTAGTTGAGCTTTCTTTGGAGGAAACAACAAAGGTATTTAATCCGACACAACCCAACATGTTTTGGGCACAGTGGATACAATATCAACTGGATAATTATAAATCTGTCCAGGAAGTTGTAGATCATTTAAATAGTGGCCCCAATATAGACTGGTGGCCTAGTGCAGGAGGTAGCCATTTTTTTCTTAGTGATGCTAAAGGAAATACAGCAACAATCGCATTGCTGAATGGGAAATACAAAGTAATTGCAGGTAAAGATATGCCTATGCCACTTTTATGCAATAACCAGTATAAAAAAGATTTTGATAATATTCAAAGGTTTGATTTCTTAGGTGGAAAGGAAAAGTTCGACATTAATCAACAGAGCAAATGGGAAGATCGCTATAACAAAGCCTACTATATGCTGAATAATTATAAGTATGATAAAAAGCCTGTAGATTATGCCTGGAATATTCTCAATTCCGTATATGCGGGAGAATGGCAAACTGTAATTGATGTGAAAAATATGAATCTTTATTTCCGGTCAGATCTGAAAAAGGAAATTAAAACTATTGATATCACAAAGCTTGATTTCTCAAAACAGGCTTCAGTTAAATTTTTGGATATTCATACAGATAAACTTGGGAAAGTAAATGACGATTTCCAGACACTTACTTTGCAGATAAATAATGAATATGTAGAAAAAGGTTTTCCAATTGGTTATGACAATAAAGAGTTTGGAACTTCCGACACCTTTACTAAGCTTAAAGAAAATATTGTAAGTTTCTTTAAAAATATCCTACCTGGTTAA
- a CDS encoding DinB family protein — protein MTTTATTTATATKQFMTTEQLLEHWQGHRNLTRRVIEAFPEKELFEFSVAGMRPFAKLAVELISIAGPALKGINEKNMEAYNEEGFNPKTKEEILKKWDEETEVINHYFNQISEQRFQETFNLFGQYEFPVFQNILYFIDNEIHHRGQGYVYLRSLGIEPPFFWERF, from the coding sequence ATGACAACTACAGCAACTACCACAGCTACAGCTACAAAACAGTTCATGACTACTGAACAGTTATTAGAACATTGGCAAGGGCATAGAAATCTGACAAGAAGAGTGATCGAAGCTTTTCCTGAAAAAGAATTATTTGAATTTTCTGTTGCAGGAATGAGACCTTTTGCAAAACTAGCAGTAGAGCTAATAAGCATCGCAGGACCAGCTTTAAAGGGAATCAACGAAAAAAATATGGAAGCTTATAATGAAGAAGGCTTTAATCCTAAAACTAAAGAGGAAATACTAAAAAAATGGGACGAAGAAACTGAAGTGATCAATCATTATTTCAATCAAATTTCTGAACAACGTTTTCAAGAGACTTTCAATCTATTCGGTCAGTATGAATTTCCGGTTTTTCAAAATATCCTTTATTTCATAGATAATGAAATTCACCACCGTGGACAAGGATATGTTTATTTAAGATCTTTAGGAATTGAACCTCCTTTCTTCTGGGAGAGATTTTAA
- a CDS encoding cob(I)yrinic acid a,c-diamide adenosyltransferase: MKIYTKTGDKGQTALYGGTRVSKASARVESYGNIDELNSFIGIAKSHIEDTEVLQQLKKIQFDLFTVGSEAATPTDKLMLANGKSRLPLIISESEIEELEQWMDNFETKLEPLQYFILPGGGKSATFLHAARTICRRAERSLVFLNEAEEVRPELIKYLNRLSDYLFVLARYVSKLNNEPEEYWNPNER; this comes from the coding sequence ATGAAAATTTACACGAAAACAGGAGATAAAGGACAGACTGCTCTTTATGGTGGAACGAGAGTTTCTAAAGCCAGTGCTAGAGTAGAAAGTTATGGAAATATAGATGAGCTGAACTCTTTTATTGGCATTGCAAAAAGCCATATTGAAGATACTGAAGTTTTACAACAATTAAAAAAAATTCAGTTTGATCTGTTTACTGTAGGTTCTGAAGCAGCAACACCTACTGATAAATTGATGCTTGCTAATGGGAAATCCCGTCTTCCACTAATTATTTCGGAATCTGAAATTGAAGAATTGGAACAATGGATGGATAATTTTGAAACGAAGCTTGAACCTCTTCAATATTTTATATTACCGGGTGGAGGTAAGTCAGCTACATTTTTACATGCTGCAAGAACTATTTGCAGGAGAGCAGAACGATCTCTGGTTTTCTTAAATGAAGCAGAAGAAGTCCGTCCTGAACTTATTAAATACCTTAACCGACTTTCAGATTACCTTTTTGTTTTGGCACGTTACGTTTCGAAATTAAATAACGAACCGGAAGAATACTGGAATCCTAATGAAAGATAA
- a CDS encoding thiamine diphosphokinase — MKDKALLFINGEPPKSFPTLNDYDLIACTDGAFHYLKQGNFPLDQLDFISGDFDSHTGSDENVYQEKFILTLDQDKTDFHKALEIILERGFHSVDVLGASGGEQDHFLGNLTVAYAFKDQLNIKFYDEFSVYYFISKNFKLNGVKNKMISLYPFPSVENITTKGLNWPLTNGSLSITSRIGTRNFAIEDEVSVEYELGDLLFFVGRDEIKYPEIY, encoded by the coding sequence ATGAAAGATAAAGCACTACTTTTTATTAACGGAGAACCTCCAAAATCTTTTCCAACTTTAAATGATTACGATTTAATTGCTTGTACCGATGGTGCTTTTCATTATCTGAAACAAGGAAATTTTCCTTTGGATCAATTGGATTTTATTTCTGGTGATTTTGATTCGCACACGGGATCTGATGAAAATGTGTATCAGGAAAAATTCATTCTTACTTTAGATCAGGATAAAACGGATTTTCATAAAGCTTTAGAAATTATCCTAGAAAGGGGATTTCATTCTGTAGATGTTTTAGGGGCTAGTGGTGGTGAACAGGATCATTTCTTAGGAAATCTAACGGTAGCATATGCATTTAAAGATCAATTGAATATCAAATTTTATGATGAATTCTCAGTGTATTATTTTATTTCTAAAAATTTTAAATTGAATGGAGTGAAAAATAAAATGATCTCACTTTATCCATTCCCTTCAGTAGAAAATATAACAACAAAAGGATTAAATTGGCCTTTAACAAACGGAAGCTTAAGTATTACCTCAAGAATTGGAACCCGGAATTTTGCAATTGAAGATGAAGTTTCAGTTGAATATGAATTAGGAGATCTTCTGTTTTTTGTAGGGCGTGATGAAATAAAATACCCTGAGATCTATTAA
- a CDS encoding tyrosine-protein phosphatase has protein sequence MKKLFKISLLIIILHCVFSCKTQNFTSPEYGKNEGAENIEIKKVYNFRTLENIKNSEGKTLKEGRFYRSGHLNKLKKKSFDSLRMLGIKEVIDLRNEKEITSKPDRLPENLIYKKYSAFEDQGDQLSQARKLVLKGKVSAEDADKRMIDFYREYVTENPEVIKKIITEILDGDQPVLYHCTAGKDRTGIITALILTILKFDKATIYNDYLLSNNFRKEMIIKRLGLANNLHFLYPKMDLKVLEKLSWVEKDYLDAAFNEIDNKYGSIDVYIHKVLGISEDKRESYLKKFTY, from the coding sequence TTGAAAAAATTATTTAAAATATCGCTTCTAATTATTATTCTACACTGTGTTTTTTCCTGTAAAACACAAAATTTTACTTCACCTGAATATGGTAAAAATGAAGGAGCCGAAAACATCGAAATAAAAAAAGTATACAATTTCAGAACACTGGAAAATATTAAAAATTCTGAAGGAAAAACGTTAAAGGAAGGTCGGTTTTATAGAAGTGGTCATCTTAATAAGCTTAAGAAAAAATCCTTTGATAGTCTTAGAATGTTAGGAATCAAGGAAGTTATTGATCTCAGAAATGAAAAAGAAATCACGTCGAAACCTGATCGGCTTCCTGAAAATCTTATTTATAAAAAATATTCGGCCTTTGAAGATCAGGGAGATCAGCTATCGCAAGCTAGAAAATTAGTTTTAAAGGGAAAGGTAAGTGCTGAAGATGCTGATAAAAGGATGATCGATTTTTATCGTGAGTACGTAACTGAAAATCCTGAGGTCATAAAAAAGATCATTACAGAAATTTTAGATGGAGATCAACCTGTTTTGTATCACTGTACGGCTGGAAAAGATAGAACGGGAATTATTACGGCTTTAATTCTTACGATATTAAAGTTTGACAAAGCAACCATTTATAATGATTATCTATTATCTAATAATTTCAGGAAGGAGATGATCATAAAGAGACTTGGACTTGCAAACAATCTACACTTTTTATATCCAAAAATGGATTTAAAAGTATTGGAAAAATTGAGCTGGGTCGAAAAAGATTATCTGGATGCAGCATTTAATGAAATTGATAATAAATATGGCTCAATAGATGTTTATATTCATAAGGTGTTGGGTATTTCTGAGGATAAAAGAGAATCTTATCTTAAGAAGTTTACGTATTAA